A stretch of Rhododendron vialii isolate Sample 1 chromosome 4a, ASM3025357v1 DNA encodes these proteins:
- the LOC131322009 gene encoding dof zinc finger protein DOF5.1-like, whose translation MVFSSIPAYLDPSNWQQQPNPQAGGGSNGNTQFPPISPPSSGGGTGSIRPGSMADRARMANIPMPEAALKCPRCESTNTKFCYFNNYNLTQPRHFCKTCRRYWTRGGALRNVPVGGGSRRNKRSKGSNSKGSKSPVTSTDQQTRSTDSSTKSMPSLPPQPSFLSTLSQLTEFDVGDLGLNYNGISAPPLVATSGMNFLLGNISLRGGGGYMPVGPGVEQLQPQPMTSLGYELPAGLYPFQGGLEPSGYIGGGGGNAVPDQPKLPGSSMKMEENSKVLNLPRPWQGNDQYWSSSTAGSTVAWTDGLSGFRSAATSNLNP comes from the exons ATGGTGTTTTCCTCCATTCCAGCTTATCTTGATCCTTCCAACTGGCAACAG CAACCAAATCCTCAAGCTGGAGGTGGTAGCAATGGAAACACTCAATTTCCACCAATATCACCGCCTTCATCAGGCGGTGGAACTGGCTCGATCCGTCCTGGTTCGATGGCCGACCGGGCGCGGATGGCCAACATACCCATGCCAGAAGCAGCCCTAAAGTGCCCTAGATGCGAATCAACAAACACAAAGTTTTGCTACTTCAACAACTACAACCTCACCCAGCCGCGCCACTTTTGCAAGACTTGCAGGAGGTACTGGACTAGAGGCGGGGCCCTGAGAAACGTTCCGGTGGGCGGTGGTAGCCGCAGGAACAAGAGAAGCAAAGGATCAAATAGCAAAGGATCGAAATCTCCAGTCACCAGTACTGATCAACAAACACGTAGTACTGATTCCTCAACCAAAAGTATGCCAAGCCTTCCACCACAACCGAGCTTCTTGTCGACTCTGAGTCAACTCACTGAGTTTGATGTTGGTGATCTTGGACTAAATTACAATGGGATTTCAGCACCACCCTTGGTGGCAACAAGTGGCATGAACTTCCTACTGGGAAATATTTCGCTtcgcggtggtggtggttataTGCCGGTTGGGCCGGGTGTGGAGCAGTTGCAGCCACAACCAATGACCTCTCTGGGGTATGAACTTCCGGCCGGACTGTACCCCTTTCAAGGTGGTTTAGAGCCCTCCGGTTATATAGGTGGAGGCGGTGGTAACGCGGTTCCTGATCAGCCCAAATTGCCTGGCAGTTCAATGAAGATGGAAGAGAATTCTAAAGTGTTGAATTTGCCAAGGCCATGGCAAGGAAATGATCAATACTGGAGCAGCAGTACTGCTGGTAGTACCGTTGCATGGACTGACGGCCTTTCTGGATTTAGGTCTGCTGCCACCAGCAATCTTAATCCTTAA
- the LOC131322008 gene encoding uncharacterized protein LOC131322008, protein MGDSLITALSIENHHPPFTLLSMDSSASSSHDELDLEMNRGILTCPPDINLPLSGDRSPPLQPWSSDPCDMLDVGLGPQVYETESFLGVPKVGRKIAKRVDSIWGAWFFFSFYFKPVLNEKSKAKVVWDSNGVSGYDKSDLQLDVFMVQHDMENMYMWVFKERPENALGKMQLRSYMNGHSRQGERPFPFSVDKGFVRSHRMQRKHYRGLSNPQCVHGIEVVSSPSLMGLDEDERKRWIELTGRDLNFSIPPDASNFGSWRNLPNTDFELERPPPPIKRDPNPNPKKLLNGSGLNLSTQPSNHRNGDTMDLSDLSKKRKDFFPHGNGDDCYLTVNPPSDHVQGMEIHPNEPHWLNDFSGVMRNVYGPVTAAKTIYEDDEGYLIIISLPFVDLQRVKVSWRNTLTYGIIKVSCVSTSRMPYIKRHDRTFKLTDPSSEHCPPGEFVREIPLSTRIPEDANIEAYYDGPGTVLEIIVPKLREGPEEHEVRVCLRPHIGSNDLTLT, encoded by the coding sequence ATGGGAGATTCCTTAATCACAGCCCTGTCAATCGAGAATCATCACCCGCCGTTCACCCTCTTGTCCATGGATTCCAGTGCCTCTTCGTCACACGATGAATTGGACCTCGAAATGAATCGAGGCATTCTCACCTGTCCCCCAGATATCAATCTACCCCTCTCAGGAGACCGGAGCCCACCTCTGCAACCGTGGAGCTCAGACCCATGTGATATGCTTGACGTTGGGCTTGGTCCCCAAGTCTATGAGACCGAGAGTTTTCTCGGCGTCCCCAAGGTTGGACGGAAAATCGCTAAACGGGTAGATAGTATCTGGGGTGCTTggtttttctttagtttttacTTCAAGCCTGTTTTGAATGAGAAATCTAAGGCCAAAGTTGTTTGGGACAGTAACGGAGTTTCTGGGTATGATAAATCTGATCTTCAGCTCGATGTTTTCATGGTCCAGCATGATATGGAGAATATGTATATGTGGGTTTTCAAAGAAAGACCTGAGAATGCGTTAGGTAAGATGCAGCTGAGGAGTTACATGAATGGCCATTCTCGTCAAGGGGAGCGACCCTTTCCGTTTAGTGTTGATAAGGGGTTTGTTCGATCTCATAGGATGCAAAGGAAGCATTATAGGGGTCTTTCAAATCCCCAATGTGTTCATGGAATCGAAGTTGTGTCCTCCCCTAGTCTCATGGGTCTTGACGAAGATGAGCGGAAAAGGTGGATTGAACTCACTGGACGGGATTTGAATTTCTCTATACCGCCTGATGCTAGCAATTTTGGTTCGTGGAGAAACCTCCCAAATACAGATTTTGAGCTTGAGAGACCACCTCCTCCGATCAAGAGAGAtccaaatcccaaccccaaGAAATTGCTCAATGGGTCTGGACTGAATCTGTCAACTCAACCATCTAACCACAGAAATGGTGATACAATGGACCTATCGGATCTTAGCAAGAAACGGAAGGACTTTTTTCCACACGGAAATGGTGATGATTGTTACTTGACCGTTAATCCTCCTTCTGATCATGTTCAAGGCATGGAAATTCACCCGAACGAGCCACATTGGTTGAATGACTTCAGTGGGGTTATGAGGAATGTTTATGGGCCTGTAACAGCTGCAAAAACCATTTACGAAGATGATGAGGGTTATTTGATTATAATCAGCTTGCCATTTGTGGATCTTCAAAGGGTGAAAGTTTCTTGGAGGAACACCCTCACTTATGGGATCATTAAGGTGTCTTGTGTAAGCACTTCTCGCATGCCGTACATCAAGAGACACGATCGGACGTTCAAGCTCACAGATCCGTCTTCGGAGCACTGTCCTCCGGGGGAATTTGTGAGGGAGATTCCACTATCAACCAGAATTCCCGAAGATGCTAATATAGAAGCATATTACGATGGGCCCGGAACAGTTCTTGAGATCATAGTGCCAAAACTTCGCGAGGGGCCAGAAGAGCACGAGGTTCGCGTCTGCCTTCGCCCTCATATTGGGAGCAATGATCTTACCCTGACCTGA